The following proteins are encoded in a genomic region of Streptomyces sp. NBC_01723:
- a CDS encoding aldo/keto reductase, producing MTSTEFLIGGDLRVRRLGFGAMHLPTDPDPARRTSLAVTRRAVELGVTLIDTAYLYGGGANEELLAEALHPYPDDLLITTKVGVARSGPDGEWRLDGRPAVLRDQVEQALRRLRVERIELLQLHRIDPETPLADQVGTLRELRDEGKIGRIGLSEVTVGELDQARRIVGIASVQNRYNLLDREHEPVLAACEAAGTAFLPWRPVAWGESGQRAEVAAVAAEVGATPTQLALAWLLGHSPVVLPIPGTARIDHLEENLAAENLHLSQAHRDRLDRLADARSRGTDQ from the coding sequence GTGACTTCGACTGAGTTCCTGATCGGCGGGGATCTGCGAGTACGGCGGCTCGGCTTCGGGGCCATGCACCTGCCGACGGACCCGGACCCGGCCCGCAGGACCTCGCTCGCGGTCACCCGGCGGGCGGTCGAGCTGGGCGTCACCCTGATCGACACCGCGTACCTGTACGGCGGCGGAGCCAACGAGGAACTCCTGGCCGAGGCCCTCCACCCCTATCCCGATGACCTGCTGATCACCACCAAGGTCGGCGTCGCCCGGTCGGGCCCCGATGGCGAGTGGCGGCTCGACGGCCGGCCGGCAGTTCTGCGCGACCAGGTCGAGCAGGCTCTGCGCCGACTGCGCGTCGAGCGGATCGAGTTGCTCCAGCTCCACCGGATCGACCCGGAGACCCCGCTCGCCGACCAGGTCGGCACGCTCCGGGAGCTGCGGGACGAGGGGAAGATCGGCCGGATCGGACTGTCCGAGGTCACGGTGGGCGAACTCGACCAGGCACGCCGGATCGTCGGCATCGCGAGCGTGCAGAACCGCTACAACCTGCTCGATCGCGAGCACGAGCCGGTGCTGGCGGCCTGCGAGGCGGCGGGGACCGCGTTCCTGCCCTGGCGCCCCGTCGCCTGGGGAGAGTCGGGACAGCGGGCCGAGGTCGCCGCCGTGGCCGCCGAAGTCGGAGCCACCCCCACACAGCTCGCCCTGGCTTGGCTCCTCGGCCACTCGCCGGTCGTCCTCCCGATCCCGGGCACCGCCCGGATCGACCACCTGGAGGAGAACCTCGCCGCCGAGAACCTCCACCTGTCCCAGGCCCATCGCGATCGCCTCGACCGCCTCGCAGACGCTCGGAGCCGGGGAACGGATCAGTAG
- a CDS encoding snapalysin family zinc-dependent metalloprotease produces MHVRTLTGGIAAALLMSMPLLSGQAVAADAPSGARPLAAATVLTYDASGSAEFRSAVDRGAAIWNESVEGVEMRPAASGQRANIRILADNGWPRAYTTSLGNGTVYIGRQAVDQGYNTVRISSHELGHILGLPDRKPGPCSSLMSGSTAGVACTNPYPNAAEKSEVEGNFGNAAASPSEAPARLPVLVRD; encoded by the coding sequence ATGCACGTCCGTACGCTGACCGGCGGTATCGCCGCAGCCCTGCTGATGTCCATGCCCCTGCTGAGCGGCCAGGCCGTGGCCGCCGACGCCCCGAGCGGCGCGCGGCCCCTGGCCGCGGCCACGGTGCTCACCTACGACGCGAGCGGTTCCGCGGAGTTCCGGTCGGCCGTCGACCGGGGCGCGGCGATATGGAACGAGAGTGTCGAGGGCGTGGAGATGCGCCCGGCCGCGTCCGGGCAGCGGGCCAACATCCGCATCCTGGCCGACAACGGCTGGCCGCGTGCCTACACCACCTCACTGGGCAACGGCACGGTCTACATCGGACGCCAGGCGGTGGACCAGGGCTACAACACGGTGCGCATCTCGTCCCACGAACTCGGCCACATCCTGGGTCTGCCGGACCGCAAACCCGGGCCGTGCTCCAGCCTGATGTCGGGCTCCACGGCGGGCGTCGCCTGCACGAACCCGTACCCGAACGCGGCGGAGAAGTCCGAGGTCGAGGGCAACTTCGGCAACGCGGCCGCCTCGCCGTCCGAGGCTCCGGCGCGGCTGCCCGTGCTGGTGCGCGACTGA